One genomic segment of Ricinus communis isolate WT05 ecotype wild-type chromosome 5, ASM1957865v1, whole genome shotgun sequence includes these proteins:
- the LOC125370205 gene encoding proline-rich receptor-like protein kinase PERK2, with protein MALSRAMLMTTLMLGLLASSTIAQGPTMPPSMPPTTSASPPAATAAPSPMVSAPPPAARTPPPAATPMSPPPTMSSPSPSMSPTMSPPPTMSPTMPPTSSATPPSMAPESSPPEMGSPPEPAGPAPTPGGMSPPSPAMVPSTPPVSTTPDSGAFVLGSSMAALLSFLGGVAVLFA; from the coding sequence ATGGCTCTCTCACGTGCCATGCTCATGACAACCCTAATGCTTGGTCTCTTAGCATCTTCCACCATTGCTCAAGGCCCAACAATGCCACCGTCGATGCCACCGACGACCTCTGCATCACCACCAGCAGCCACTGCTGCACCATCACCAATGGTGTCCGCCCCACCACCCGCCGCCAGGACACCTCCACCCGCCGCCACCCCAATGTCACCACCACCAACGATGTCTTCTCCTTCTCCATCAATGAGCCCCACAATGAGCCCACCACCAACAATGTCCCCAACAATGCCTCCAACTTCAAGCGCAACACCACCATCAATGGCACCTGAATCATCACCGCCTGAAATGGGTTCTCCTCCGGAACCGGCAGGACCTGCTCCTACTCCGGGTGGCATGTCACCTCCTTCTCCTGCAATGGTCCCATCTACACCTCCAGTCTCTACGACGCCAGATTCAGGAGCTTTCGTTCTTGGAAGCAGCATGGCAGCCTTGTTATCGTTTCTTGGAGGAGTTGCAGTACTATTTGCCTAA